The following coding sequences are from one Rathayibacter sp. SW19 window:
- a CDS encoding glycoside hydrolase family 127 protein has product MTLTTRIVSTPVVPSTGALRPLGLDEVRITGGFWGRRQEINGTATLAHIEHWLEKDGWLGNFDRAAAGTLPAGRRGREFSDSEVYKYLEALAWEIGRCDAGDSGSGAEDEGGARVDELEARFRAIVDRIGAAQDADGYLHTNFGHPGQRPRWSDLEWGHELYCLGHLFQAAVARERTRPGSDDGLLGIARRAADLVCDVFGADGIRSICGHAEIEVGLAELGRLTGETAYVTQAALFVERHGRGTLRDIEWGRAYFQDDVAVRNAHVLRGHAVRANYLAAGATDIAVEGGDTELLDALRRQWTNTVARRTYITGGQGSHHQDEAFGGDWELPSDRAYSETCAGVASVMFSWRLLLADGVVPGGSAVPGGSAVPADHDPRYADLIERTLYNVVATSPSEEGTAFFYANTLHQRQPGEVSSPDAVSPRASSSLRAPWFDVSCCPPNVARTFASLATYLATVDADGLQLHQFAPASIRTVLQDGRCIAVEVETNYPDDGVVTMRVVEDMSEPTTLTLRVPAWASLSRLVVLGGDGSIEETRPEPGYASVRRVFRVGDVIELTLPMEPRFTMPDPRIDAVRGCVAVERGPEVYCLESTDLPATLRGEPASIEAVDMDVDVRPRVSGDRVVVSLRATGATRATRVGEAKTAGNAGWPYSAGFVRRDESEAFTAELVPYNRWAERGPSTMRVWLPVHRGR; this is encoded by the coding sequence ATGACTCTCACGACTCGGATCGTCTCCACGCCTGTTGTTCCCTCGACCGGTGCGCTTCGGCCCCTCGGCCTGGATGAGGTGCGCATCACCGGCGGCTTCTGGGGTCGACGTCAGGAGATCAACGGTACCGCGACGCTCGCGCACATCGAGCATTGGCTTGAGAAGGATGGCTGGCTCGGTAATTTTGATCGGGCTGCCGCCGGAACACTGCCGGCCGGTCGCCGTGGTCGCGAGTTCTCGGATTCCGAGGTGTACAAGTATCTCGAGGCGTTGGCGTGGGAGATTGGGCGCTGCGATGCTGGCGACAGCGGTTCCGGGGCCGAAGACGAGGGCGGCGCACGTGTCGACGAGCTCGAGGCGCGTTTCCGAGCGATCGTCGATCGCATCGGTGCCGCACAGGATGCTGACGGATATCTGCACACCAATTTCGGCCACCCGGGCCAACGACCGCGCTGGTCTGATCTTGAGTGGGGCCACGAGTTGTACTGCCTCGGTCACCTATTCCAGGCTGCGGTTGCGCGGGAACGCACTCGTCCGGGCTCTGACGATGGGCTTCTCGGTATTGCGCGCCGCGCAGCCGATCTGGTGTGTGACGTGTTCGGAGCCGACGGCATCCGCTCGATCTGCGGTCACGCAGAGATTGAGGTCGGCCTCGCCGAGTTGGGGCGACTCACCGGGGAGACAGCGTACGTGACGCAGGCGGCGTTGTTCGTCGAACGGCACGGGCGGGGCACGCTTCGAGACATCGAGTGGGGTCGCGCGTATTTTCAGGATGATGTTGCCGTGCGCAATGCGCACGTGTTACGCGGCCATGCTGTGCGTGCGAACTATCTTGCGGCTGGTGCGACAGATATCGCCGTCGAGGGCGGGGACACCGAACTGCTCGACGCCTTGCGCAGGCAGTGGACGAACACTGTTGCGCGGCGCACCTACATCACGGGTGGGCAAGGTTCGCATCACCAGGACGAGGCGTTCGGTGGCGACTGGGAGCTGCCATCCGATCGTGCGTACTCGGAGACGTGTGCCGGTGTCGCATCCGTCATGTTCAGTTGGCGGCTGCTGTTGGCCGACGGTGTTGTGCCGGGTGGTAGTGCTGTGCCGGGTGGTAGTGCTGTGCCGGCTGATCACGACCCGCGCTATGCGGACCTGATCGAGCGCACGCTGTACAACGTGGTTGCGACTTCGCCGTCGGAGGAGGGCACGGCGTTCTTTTATGCGAACACGTTGCATCAGCGTCAACCGGGCGAGGTGAGTTCGCCGGATGCCGTTTCGCCGCGTGCGTCGTCGTCGTTGCGTGCTCCTTGGTTCGACGTGTCATGTTGCCCGCCGAACGTTGCGCGCACGTTCGCGAGCCTTGCGACCTACCTGGCGACGGTGGATGCGGATGGGTTGCAACTCCACCAGTTCGCGCCGGCGTCGATTCGTACGGTGTTGCAGGACGGCCGCTGCATTGCGGTTGAGGTGGAGACGAACTATCCGGATGACGGTGTCGTGACCATGCGTGTCGTCGAGGACATGAGTGAGCCGACAACGCTGACGCTGCGTGTGCCGGCGTGGGCGTCATTGTCCAGGCTGGTGGTGCTGGGTGGAGACGGGTCGATCGAGGAAACTCGGCCGGAGCCGGGCTACGCGTCGGTTCGGCGGGTATTCCGTGTGGGTGATGTTATCGAGTTGACGTTGCCGATGGAGCCGCGGTTCACGATGCCTGACCCGAGGATCGACGCGGTGCGAGGTTGTGTCGCCGTTGAGCGCGGCCCGGAGGTGTACTGTCTCGAGTCGACGGACTTGCCGGCGACGCTGCGGGGAGAACCTGCCTCGATTGAAGCTGTAGATATGGATGTCGACGTTCGGCCTCGGGTATCAGGAGATCGGGTTGTGGTTTCGCTGCGGGCGACGGGGGCGACGAGGGCGACGAGGGTGGGGGAGGCCAAAACTGCGGGGAACGCAGGGTGGCCGTATTCAGCTGGGTTCGTCCGACGGGACGAGTCCGAGGCCTTCACGGCGGAGCTCGTTCCGTACAACCGATGGGCGGAGCGCGGCCCGTCGACGATGCGTGTGTGGCTTCCGGTGCACCGCGGGCGTTAG
- a CDS encoding LacI family DNA-binding transcriptional regulator — MADSEKPTAGVRASTLSDVAKLAGVSIATASKAINGREQVAPATRQRVMNAAREVSFTPNELARGLLSGRTGTVGLLTSDLEGRFVIPILMGAEDAFGAGQVNVFLCDARGDAIREQHQLKALLTRRVDGIIVVGRQTDPRPSLGHDIPVPVVYAYAPSEDPADLSLTPDNRAGGRMAVEHLLACGRTRIGLISGDPAYAAAQDRALGVREALADAHIELVGRPMFSDWSEHWGRDASAMLLRQFPDVDGIVCGSDQIARGALDTLRDLGRDVPADVAVIGYDNWEVLATNSRPELTSIDANLQQLGRTAATRVFEALEGLDIGSGTQRLPVRLIIRGSTIPRR, encoded by the coding sequence ATGGCAGACAGTGAGAAGCCCACAGCAGGGGTTCGAGCATCGACTCTCAGTGACGTCGCGAAGCTGGCCGGCGTCTCCATCGCCACGGCATCCAAAGCGATCAACGGTCGCGAACAGGTGGCACCGGCCACTCGCCAACGCGTCATGAACGCTGCGAGAGAAGTCTCTTTCACCCCGAACGAGCTGGCCCGGGGGCTGCTCAGCGGGCGTACGGGAACGGTTGGCCTCCTCACCAGCGACCTCGAAGGCCGTTTCGTCATTCCGATCCTGATGGGGGCTGAGGATGCGTTCGGTGCCGGGCAGGTCAACGTCTTCTTGTGCGACGCCCGCGGTGACGCGATCCGCGAGCAGCACCAGTTGAAGGCACTGCTCACGCGCCGGGTCGACGGCATCATCGTTGTGGGTCGCCAGACGGATCCGCGGCCATCGCTCGGCCACGACATCCCGGTACCGGTCGTCTACGCGTACGCGCCGTCCGAGGATCCGGCCGACCTGTCATTGACCCCCGATAACCGAGCAGGCGGGCGCATGGCAGTCGAGCATCTTCTTGCGTGCGGGCGCACCCGGATCGGACTGATCAGCGGTGACCCCGCGTATGCGGCGGCGCAGGACAGAGCACTCGGCGTGCGCGAGGCGCTTGCCGATGCCCACATCGAACTCGTCGGCAGACCGATGTTCTCCGACTGGAGCGAGCACTGGGGCCGCGATGCGTCCGCCATGCTGTTGCGGCAATTCCCCGATGTCGACGGCATCGTCTGCGGCTCAGACCAGATCGCGCGCGGAGCGCTCGACACATTGCGCGACCTCGGCCGCGATGTGCCTGCGGACGTCGCCGTGATCGGATACGACAACTGGGAAGTTCTCGCCACCAACTCACGGCCGGAGTTGACGAGCATCGACGCCAACCTCCAACAGTTGGGCCGTACGGCCGCAACCCGCGTCTTCGAGGCACTCGAAGGCCTCGACATCGGCAGCGGAACGCAGCGCCTGCCGGTTCGGCTGATCATTCGAGGATCGACAATTCCGCGGCGCTGA
- a CDS encoding carbohydrate ABC transporter permease codes for MTATGARTRTSTETNTDLVGTDNDPTTADAGGSRLERSPRHPRGSRNGHGHRSWSLGGIALQMPFWVFSAAIAIIFLYPLVWTAVSSVAPRAGTNQVNGWGLGNYITLVNYQDGIWQYIANSTIVSLLTVLLTLFISLLGGYAFARFSFRGKNTLFLATIAILMVPYATLLIPLYVLLNQVGLSNSLVGVALVLTMFQLPFSTFMMRISFESVPRELDEAAMVDGCTSWSVLWRVLVPAVKPGLITVGLFAFLAAWNDFMAPLILINDSSRITLPLAISNLRGQVQGVVDYGATEAGVVVLALPCILLFLILQRHYVRGFMSGAFKG; via the coding sequence ATGACCGCCACAGGCGCTCGCACCCGCACGAGCACGGAAACCAACACCGACCTGGTCGGTACGGATAACGACCCGACCACAGCGGATGCTGGCGGGTCGCGTCTGGAACGCAGCCCACGGCATCCGCGTGGCTCGCGAAACGGGCACGGACATCGCAGCTGGAGCCTCGGCGGCATCGCGCTGCAGATGCCGTTCTGGGTGTTCAGTGCGGCAATCGCGATCATCTTCCTCTACCCGCTGGTGTGGACCGCGGTTTCGTCCGTCGCGCCGCGTGCTGGAACCAACCAGGTCAACGGGTGGGGGCTCGGCAACTACATCACCCTGGTTAACTACCAGGACGGCATCTGGCAGTACATCGCAAACTCCACGATCGTGTCTTTGCTGACGGTGTTGCTGACACTGTTCATCTCACTGCTTGGTGGATACGCGTTCGCGCGCTTCAGCTTTCGCGGCAAGAACACGCTGTTCCTGGCCACCATCGCCATCCTGATGGTGCCGTACGCCACGCTGCTGATTCCGCTCTATGTGTTGCTGAATCAGGTCGGCCTGTCGAACTCGCTGGTCGGTGTCGCGCTGGTGCTGACGATGTTCCAACTGCCGTTCTCGACGTTCATGATGCGCATCTCGTTCGAATCGGTGCCGCGCGAACTGGATGAGGCCGCGATGGTCGACGGCTGCACGTCGTGGTCGGTGTTGTGGCGCGTTCTCGTGCCCGCGGTGAAGCCCGGCCTGATCACGGTCGGCCTGTTCGCCTTCTTGGCTGCCTGGAACGACTTCATGGCGCCGCTGATCTTGATCAATGACTCATCGCGCATCACGCTGCCTCTGGCCATCTCGAACCTGCGCGGGCAGGTGCAGGGTGTCGTCGATTATGGCGCCACCGAGGCCGGCGTCGTGGTGCTTGCGCTGCCGTGCATTCTGCTCTTCCTGATCTTGCAACGACACTACGTGCGCGGCTTCATGTCCGGCGCCTTCAAAGGATAA
- a CDS encoding carbohydrate ABC transporter permease, whose protein sequence is MSVTAPTTPAARPRGNATEAPSRRRRRARNSVNGWLYALPTALFVLFLFVLPLLLVFQMSGSNWPLLGGNQGWNFPENYQKAISNRFFLDSVIFTLKYTVLATVLLIGLGLGLALLVQESSRWKGFLRASFLIPSALGLASASLLFYVLYSPIAGPFADLTKSWGFTFLGTPDAALWSTLFLIVWRYAGFYMLLMLVGLQGIPDDVYEAARIDGASRWQTFRDVTIPLLRPTLALTTVLCVTGSLLAFEQFYILTKGGPDNSTITVVQLIYNVAFQGQNDLGVAGALSVIVLLALVVINIVQIRAFSRKDED, encoded by the coding sequence ATGAGCGTCACCGCTCCGACAACACCGGCCGCGCGGCCCCGCGGCAACGCGACCGAGGCGCCGAGCCGTCGCCGACGACGCGCTCGGAACTCCGTCAACGGCTGGCTTTATGCGCTGCCGACCGCGCTGTTCGTGCTCTTCCTGTTCGTGTTGCCGCTGCTGCTCGTCTTCCAAATGTCCGGCTCGAACTGGCCGCTGCTCGGCGGCAATCAGGGCTGGAACTTCCCCGAGAACTACCAGAAGGCCATCAGCAACCGGTTCTTTCTCGACTCGGTCATCTTCACCCTGAAATACACGGTGCTTGCCACCGTTCTGCTGATCGGTCTGGGCCTCGGCCTGGCCCTTCTCGTGCAGGAATCCAGCCGCTGGAAGGGCTTCCTGCGCGCATCGTTCCTGATCCCGAGTGCGCTCGGCCTCGCATCCGCGTCTCTGCTGTTCTACGTTCTCTATTCGCCGATCGCAGGCCCGTTCGCCGACCTCACCAAGTCGTGGGGCTTCACCTTTCTCGGCACTCCGGATGCTGCGCTCTGGTCGACCCTGTTCTTGATCGTCTGGCGCTACGCCGGCTTCTATATGCTCCTGATGCTCGTCGGACTGCAAGGAATCCCCGACGACGTCTATGAAGCGGCTCGCATCGACGGTGCGTCGCGTTGGCAGACGTTTCGGGATGTCACGATCCCGCTGCTGCGGCCAACACTCGCGCTCACGACGGTGCTCTGCGTCACCGGCTCGCTGCTCGCGTTCGAGCAGTTCTACATCCTCACAAAGGGCGGGCCGGACAACAGCACCATCACCGTTGTACAGCTGATCTACAACGTGGCCTTTCAGGGCCAGAACGACCTCGGGGTTGCGGGCGCTCTCTCCGTGATCGTCCTCCTGGCGCTCGTCGTCATCAACATCGTGCAAATCCGCGCCTTCAGCCGGAAAGACGAGGACTGA
- a CDS encoding ABC transporter substrate-binding protein yields MKDTTSRRLRRIGGVLTAGILLAGLAACSSGDKATPAASVGPNGLDDGTSLTLWTRAPLEKQANLLVKAYNASHKNQVKLTVVPNDDYVAKVGAAAGSNSLPDLFAADIVYVPNWVKQGLFQDLTTNIDGLSYKDAINKGHLKAGTLDGKEHVLPFVLDLSMLFWNKDLFKEAGLDPEKAPADLAEFAKDAKAIQALGKPDIYGTATGLNCGGCLVFTWFPSVWAGGDQVMNAEGSKSLLDSDASKAIYSTWADLWKSGAVLPSSQDEAGPTWTAGFTEGKVGLMPYPATLLSSTPFDVGVTGIPSAKGGGSTFVGGDGIGVSKDSKKAAQAWSFLSWMMSEDAQVGVLAKDSDVVSRSDLSSNQYSSKDPRLVTINEVAAKGDTPISLNFQEAFNAPNSPWLTLVRNAVLKGTDSVAADNKEITSVLSQ; encoded by the coding sequence ATGAAAGACACCACCAGCCGCCGGCTGCGCAGGATCGGGGGAGTGCTGACAGCCGGCATCCTCCTCGCCGGTCTCGCGGCCTGTTCCAGCGGCGACAAGGCGACACCAGCTGCCAGCGTCGGCCCCAACGGGCTCGATGATGGTACCTCGCTGACTCTGTGGACACGGGCACCGCTCGAGAAGCAGGCGAATCTGCTTGTCAAGGCGTACAACGCGAGCCACAAGAATCAGGTGAAGCTCACCGTTGTTCCCAACGACGACTATGTCGCGAAGGTCGGCGCCGCGGCCGGCTCCAACAGTCTCCCCGACCTGTTCGCGGCGGACATCGTCTACGTGCCGAACTGGGTCAAGCAGGGCCTGTTCCAGGACCTGACCACGAACATCGATGGGCTGTCGTATAAGGACGCGATCAACAAGGGCCACCTGAAGGCTGGAACGTTGGACGGCAAGGAGCACGTGCTGCCGTTCGTGCTCGACCTGTCGATGCTGTTCTGGAACAAGGACCTCTTCAAGGAGGCGGGCCTCGACCCGGAGAAGGCTCCGGCCGACCTGGCCGAGTTCGCCAAGGATGCCAAGGCCATTCAGGCGCTGGGCAAGCCGGACATCTACGGTACGGCGACCGGTCTGAACTGCGGCGGCTGCCTCGTCTTCACCTGGTTCCCGAGCGTCTGGGCCGGCGGCGACCAGGTGATGAATGCCGAGGGCTCGAAGTCGCTGTTGGACAGCGACGCGTCCAAGGCGATCTACAGCACCTGGGCAGACCTCTGGAAGTCAGGTGCCGTGCTGCCGTCTTCGCAGGATGAGGCCGGACCCACCTGGACCGCCGGCTTCACAGAGGGCAAGGTCGGCCTCATGCCGTACCCCGCGACGCTGCTCTCTTCAACACCGTTCGATGTGGGCGTCACCGGCATCCCAAGTGCGAAGGGCGGCGGATCCACTTTCGTCGGCGGCGATGGCATCGGCGTCTCGAAGGACTCGAAGAAGGCTGCGCAGGCGTGGAGCTTCCTTAGCTGGATGATGTCCGAGGACGCCCAGGTCGGTGTTCTCGCCAAGGACAGCGACGTCGTCTCCCGCTCCGACCTGTCCAGCAACCAGTACTCGAGCAAGGACCCGCGTCTTGTGACGATCAACGAGGTCGCAGCGAAGGGTGACACGCCCATCTCGCTGAACTTCCAAGAGGCGTTCAATGCTCCGAACAGCCCGTGGCTGACGCTCGTTCGCAACGCAGTGCTCAAGGGCACCGACAGTGTTGCCGCCGACAACAAGGAGATCACCTCGGTGCTCTCGCAGTAG